One region of Coriobacteriia bacterium genomic DNA includes:
- a CDS encoding 50S ribosomal protein L10 has product MPTAQKEQLVEEIKDRFNDSGAVLLADYRGLSVKELQELRVKLREAGAELTVYKNSLTEIAMRELALPSMTEYLAGPRPRAWRRE; this is encoded by the coding sequence ATGCCTACTGCTCAGAAAGAACAGCTCGTCGAGGAGATCAAGGATCGTTTCAACGATTCTGGTGCTGTGCTCCTCGCTGACTACCGTGGCTTGAGCGTAAAGGAGCTCCAGGAGCTCCGCGTCAAGCTTCGTGAGGCTGGTGCAGAGCTCACGGTCTACAAGAACTCGCTCACTGAGATCGCCATGCGCGAACTCGCTTTGCCGAGCATGACCGAGTACCTCGCCGGCCCGAGGCCCCGAGCTTGGCGCCGGGAGTGA
- the rplK gene encoding 50S ribosomal protein L11 — protein sequence MAKKVVGFIKLQIPGGQANPAPPVGPALGQHQVNIMQFCQAFNAATADKMGTIIPVEISVYEDRSFTFITKTPPAAILLKQAAGVDTGSGTPNRTKVAQVTKAQLQQIAETKMPDLNANDIDAAMKIIAGTARSMGFEIVD from the coding sequence ATGGCCAAGAAGGTTGTCGGCTTCATCAAGCTGCAGATTCCGGGCGGCCAGGCCAACCCGGCCCCCCCGGTCGGTCCTGCGCTCGGTCAGCATCAGGTCAACATCATGCAGTTCTGCCAGGCGTTCAACGCTGCGACTGCAGACAAGATGGGCACCATCATCCCGGTCGAGATCAGCGTCTACGAGGATCGCTCGTTCACGTTCATCACGAAGACCCCGCCGGCGGCCATCCTGCTCAAGCAGGCCGCGGGCGTCGACACCGGTTCGGGTACCCCGAACCGTACCAAGGTCGCTCAGGTCACCAAGGCGCAGCTTCAGCAGATCGCCGAGACCAAGATGCCCGACTTGAACGCCAACGACATCGACGCCGCGATGAAGATCATCGCTGGCACCGCCCGCTCGATGGGCTTCGAGATCGTCGACTAG
- the nusG gene encoding transcription termination/antitermination protein NusG, translated as MAKKWYVIHTYSGYENKVKTNLLHRIQSMGMDEKIFKVEIPTESVTDIKEGGRRVTSEKKVFPGYIIVQMELDDESWYVVRNTPGVTGFVGSQGKPVPLSRDEFQRIMKRTESGGAKQRTSTDLVEGMGVKVTSGPFVDFDGTISEVNADAGKVKVMVSIFGRETPVELGFDQVAKL; from the coding sequence ATGGCGAAGAAGTGGTACGTGATCCACACCTACTCCGGCTACGAGAACAAGGTGAAGACCAATCTCCTTCACCGTATCCAGTCGATGGGCATGGACGAGAAGATCTTCAAGGTCGAGATCCCGACCGAGTCGGTCACCGACATCAAGGAGGGTGGCCGCCGCGTCACCTCCGAGAAGAAGGTCTTCCCGGGCTACATCATTGTTCAGATGGAACTCGACGATGAGTCGTGGTACGTGGTGCGCAATACGCCGGGCGTCACAGGGTTTGTCGGCTCGCAGGGCAAGCCGGTGCCGCTCTCTCGCGATGAGTTCCAGCGCATCATGAAGCGCACCGAGTCTGGCGGCGCCAAGCAGCGCACCTCAACGGACCTGGTCGAGGGGATGGGCGTCAAGGTCACCTCCGGTCCGTTTGTGGACTTCGATGGAACGATCTCTGAGGTCAACGCTGATGCGGGTAAGGTCAAGGTCATGGTTTCGATCTTCGGCCGAGAGACCCCAGTAGAGCTCGGCTTCGACCAGGTGGCGAAGCTGTAG
- the rplA gene encoding 50S ribosomal protein L1, translating into MPKHGKRYRGSAAQIEIGKLHTPLEATKLAAAVTTAKFDETVEAHFRLGIDTRQADQQVRGSVSLPNGTGKTVRVAVFADGDKAREAEAAGADVVGSDDLVERIQGGFLDFDATVATPDQMSKVGKLGKILGTRGLMPNPKLGTVTQDVARVVKELKAGKVEYRADKFGIAHVGIGKVSFTPQALVENYGSVLDEILRAKPAGAKGKYIKSITIATTMGPGIPVDPSKVRGLLDEDAE; encoded by the coding sequence ATGCCCAAGCACGGGAAGCGCTATCGCGGCTCCGCCGCACAAATCGAGATCGGCAAGCTGCACACTCCGCTCGAGGCAACCAAGCTCGCGGCGGCGGTGACCACGGCCAAGTTCGACGAGACCGTCGAGGCCCACTTTCGGCTCGGCATCGACACTCGCCAGGCAGACCAGCAGGTCCGCGGCTCGGTGTCACTCCCGAACGGCACCGGCAAGACCGTCCGAGTCGCCGTGTTCGCCGACGGTGACAAGGCGCGTGAGGCTGAGGCCGCTGGGGCCGACGTCGTCGGCAGCGACGACCTCGTCGAGCGCATCCAGGGCGGCTTCCTGGACTTCGACGCCACCGTCGCGACTCCCGACCAGATGAGCAAGGTCGGCAAGCTCGGCAAGATCCTCGGTACCCGGGGCCTCATGCCGAACCCGAAACTCGGCACGGTCACGCAGGACGTCGCGCGTGTCGTCAAGGAGCTCAAGGCCGGTAAGGTCGAGTATCGCGCCGACAAGTTCGGTATCGCTCACGTCGGCATCGGCAAGGTCTCGTTCACGCCTCAGGCGCTGGTCGAGAACTACGGCTCCGTGCTCGACGAGATTCTTCGTGCCAAGCCCGCTGGCGCCAAGGGCAAGTACATCAAGTCGATCACCATCGCGACGACGATGGGCCCTGGCATCCCCGTCGACCCCAGCAAGGTTCGCGGCCTGCTCGACGAGGACGCCGAGTAG